In one window of Tellurirhabdus rosea DNA:
- a CDS encoding App1 family protein: MGRKTSLRRKIWKRLGIADRPVVKVYRGYGSENQVLIYGHVFRLSPLPRRKYRQTVLSNTLALLRLFMVRPVGNVTVRLEGDAASPQTITDRNGFFRLEWVPEQPLPPGWHPVRVSLITTYTSRKETFATGEGEVFIPHRTHLGCISDIDDTFLVSHSSNLRKRLHVLLTENALSRDPFEGVVEHYQLLAQLGTDAEHPNPFFYVSSSEWNLYDYICDFSQKNKMPKGVYLLSELKRLRQVARTGQGKHMTKFSRIVRILEAYPLLKFILLGDDTQEDPAIYASLAEHFPGQIICVYLRQVEEKNREQTWQQVEQIRAAGVDCCYFKNSGEARAHSQTLRLPGADSVHNQPAT, encoded by the coding sequence ATGGGTCGAAAAACATCCTTAAGACGAAAAATCTGGAAAAGGCTCGGTATCGCAGACCGGCCCGTTGTCAAAGTTTACCGGGGGTACGGCAGCGAAAATCAGGTCCTGATTTACGGGCACGTGTTTAGACTGAGCCCGCTGCCGCGGCGCAAGTACCGCCAGACGGTGCTTTCCAACACCCTGGCGCTGCTCCGTTTATTTATGGTACGGCCGGTGGGCAATGTCACCGTCCGGCTGGAGGGGGATGCGGCGTCGCCTCAGACCATTACCGACCGCAACGGTTTTTTCCGGCTGGAATGGGTGCCCGAACAGCCGCTGCCGCCGGGCTGGCATCCCGTCCGGGTAAGCCTCATCACCACCTACACCAGCCGGAAGGAAACCTTCGCGACGGGAGAGGGCGAAGTCTTTATCCCTCACCGGACCCATCTGGGCTGCATTTCGGATATCGACGACACGTTTCTGGTCTCCCACTCGTCCAACCTCCGCAAGCGGCTGCACGTTCTGCTGACCGAAAACGCGCTGAGCCGCGATCCGTTCGAAGGCGTGGTGGAACATTACCAGCTGCTGGCGCAACTGGGCACGGACGCCGAGCATCCAAACCCGTTTTTCTACGTTTCCAGCAGCGAATGGAACCTCTACGATTACATCTGCGACTTTTCGCAGAAAAACAAAATGCCGAAAGGGGTGTATCTGCTGAGCGAACTCAAGCGGCTGCGGCAGGTCGCCCGGACCGGGCAGGGCAAACACATGACCAAGTTTTCCCGGATTGTGCGGATTCTGGAGGCTTATCCTTTGCTGAAGTTTATTCTGCTGGGCGACGATACGCAGGAGGACCCCGCGATTTATGCCTCCCTGGCGGAGCATTTTCCCGGGCAGATCATCTGCGTCTACCTTCGGCAGGTGGAGGAGAAAAACCGGGAGCAGACCTGGCAACAGGTCGAACAGATCAGGGCGGCGGGGGTTGACTGTTGTTATTTCAAAAACAGCGGCGAGGCCCGGGCGCACTCCCAAACGCTGCGGCTACCGGGGGCCGACTCTGTTCATAATCAGCCAGCAACCTGA